A window of the Mucilaginibacter sp. cycad4 genome harbors these coding sequences:
- a CDS encoding amidohydrolase family protein, with product MKTPLLLFAAFSASITNANAQTDLPTDSGTFFLHKFEQHIGKETYYVHKYKDAVHYNINFKFIDRGSPVPLTAGLKVNPVTDPLELTIKGNTSRFSTIDDQVTIRGTEASIRVNDSSYTEKVQPLSFPVAGYSPGTVQQVLIQYWNKHKLPASIRTLPFGAVQIKKAGIDQLTFNGKPLTLNRLTISGLVWGNELVWTDKEGKLICLITNDAEGDKLEMMRVPYEELLPQLISKAATYGMELFAKAAAPTGTVDKVIAVTGGNLIDVNTGTGTPNAVVLIENGIIKQTGKVGDVKIPAGAKIIDARGKTILPGLWDMHSHFEQAEWGPAYLAAGVTTVRDCGNEFGYINAIKAAIDGGKGVGPNIIKAGIIDGKGPYALGIIQADTKEDAIKAVDRYKENGFQQIKIYSSVKPAIVKVICDEAHRLGLTVTGHIPQGMTLQQGVDSGMNMVNHVQYVYAIMKRNKDRSVIFDDSVSIAAIKFIKDHHVVIDPTIGVFELAFRNVKDDITKLEPNYYTLPLPLQALFKNMGEEPEKAAKLKPLYESMKKTVKVLYDAGVTIVAGTDMGFPGNSLDRELELYVEAGLTPAQAIKTATITPAIVMGLDKTTGSIEAGKQADLVIIDGDPLNNIREIRKVSVVIKEGRVYDPVKLHQMVGFKK from the coding sequence ATGAAAACACCTTTATTATTATTTGCCGCCTTTTCGGCCTCAATAACAAACGCCAACGCACAAACCGATTTGCCAACCGATAGCGGTACCTTTTTCCTGCATAAATTTGAACAACACATTGGTAAGGAAACTTATTATGTGCACAAGTATAAAGATGCCGTTCATTACAATATCAATTTTAAGTTCATTGACCGCGGTTCGCCGGTGCCGCTTACTGCCGGACTGAAGGTGAACCCCGTAACCGATCCGCTGGAATTGACCATAAAAGGCAACACTTCAAGGTTTTCGACCATTGATGATCAGGTGACCATTCGCGGAACCGAAGCATCCATCAGGGTTAATGATTCATCATATACAGAAAAAGTACAGCCGCTCAGCTTCCCGGTAGCGGGCTATTCGCCGGGTACAGTGCAGCAGGTGCTCATTCAGTATTGGAATAAACATAAACTGCCTGCAAGCATCCGTACGCTGCCATTTGGTGCGGTACAGATCAAAAAAGCAGGTATTGATCAGCTTACTTTCAACGGCAAGCCGCTTACACTTAACCGGCTCACCATAAGCGGACTGGTTTGGGGTAACGAACTGGTTTGGACAGATAAAGAAGGTAAACTTATTTGCCTCATCACTAATGACGCTGAAGGCGACAAGCTGGAAATGATGCGTGTACCTTACGAAGAATTGTTACCGCAGCTCATCAGCAAGGCGGCTACCTATGGCATGGAACTGTTTGCTAAAGCTGCCGCACCAACCGGTACAGTTGATAAAGTGATTGCTGTTACCGGTGGCAACCTAATTGATGTAAACACCGGTACGGGCACCCCTAATGCGGTTGTTTTAATAGAGAATGGCATTATCAAACAAACAGGTAAGGTTGGCGACGTGAAAATTCCGGCGGGTGCTAAGATCATTGACGCCAGAGGGAAAACCATTTTACCGGGCCTGTGGGATATGCACTCGCACTTTGAGCAGGCCGAGTGGGGGCCTGCCTATCTTGCAGCAGGTGTAACTACCGTGCGCGATTGTGGTAATGAGTTTGGTTACATCAACGCTATAAAAGCCGCTATTGATGGCGGCAAAGGTGTGGGCCCCAACATTATTAAAGCCGGCATTATTGACGGAAAAGGGCCTTATGCCCTGGGGATTATCCAGGCTGATACTAAGGAGGACGCTATAAAGGCAGTAGACCGTTATAAAGAAAATGGTTTTCAGCAGATCAAGATCTATAGTTCGGTAAAACCGGCCATAGTTAAAGTTATTTGTGATGAGGCACACCGATTGGGTTTAACCGTAACAGGCCATATCCCACAGGGGATGACCCTGCAGCAAGGGGTTGATTCGGGGATGAATATGGTTAACCATGTGCAGTATGTGTATGCTATCATGAAGCGGAATAAAGACAGGTCGGTTATTTTCGATGATTCGGTAAGTATTGCGGCAATTAAATTTATAAAAGACCATCATGTGGTAATTGACCCTACTATAGGTGTTTTCGAGCTCGCCTTCCGTAATGTTAAGGATGATATAACCAAACTTGAGCCCAACTATTATACCCTGCCGCTGCCGCTCCAGGCATTGTTTAAAAACATGGGCGAAGAACCTGAGAAGGCCGCTAAGCTGAAACCTTTGTATGAAAGCATGAAGAAAACCGTTAAGGTGTTGTATGATGCCGGAGTTACCATTGTTGCGGGCACAGATATGGGGTTCCCCGGCAATAGTCTTGACCGCGAACTTGAATTATATGTTGAAGCCGGTCTTACCCCGGCGCAGGCTATTAAAACGGCAACCATAACACCTGCTATAGTGATGGGGCTTGATAAAACAACAGGTTCGATTGAAGCCGGAAAGCAAGCTGACCTGGTAATTATCGACGGTGACCCGCTAAACAATATCAGGGAGATCAGGAAGGTATCGGTAGTAATAAAAGAGGGCAGGGTCTATGACCCGGTTAAGCTGCACCAGATGGTTGGGTTTAAGAAATGA
- a CDS encoding LysE family translocator: MIKAIVSGIGFGLVLTFITGPVFFALIKTSIEKGFHAGVSLALGVVCSDVVFVGAILFGSQYIDVSDHTKVIAGVVGSAILFALGLYYMFKKSEINYENKVPSGADRFGYVLKGFLMCIFNPTLLFHWTVVIGAASTTFLVGTPHRSFHIAVMFLTILIIQFGMDTLKAFYANKLRARISVKFIHRLNEVAGIALIIASLVLIDKLVTHFVFAAPAGS, from the coding sequence ATGATAAAAGCCATTGTTTCGGGTATCGGGTTTGGATTAGTGCTTACATTTATTACCGGCCCGGTTTTTTTTGCGCTCATTAAAACCAGTATCGAAAAAGGGTTTCATGCCGGTGTTTCGCTTGCCCTTGGCGTGGTTTGCAGCGATGTTGTTTTTGTAGGTGCAATCCTGTTCGGTTCCCAATATATCGATGTATCCGATCATACCAAAGTTATAGCAGGTGTTGTAGGCAGCGCCATATTGTTTGCGCTTGGGCTGTATTACATGTTCAAGAAAAGCGAGATCAATTATGAAAACAAAGTACCATCAGGCGCCGACCGCTTTGGCTATGTGCTTAAAGGCTTCCTGATGTGCATATTTAACCCTACCCTCCTCTTCCACTGGACGGTAGTGATCGGCGCGGCCAGTACCACATTCCTGGTGGGCACCCCGCACAGGTCGTTTCACATAGCCGTTATGTTTTTAACCATACTGATCATCCAGTTCGGTATGGATACCCTCAAAGCCTTTTACGCCAATAAACTCCGGGCGCGCATCTCGGTTAAATTTATTCACCGTCTAAACGAGGTTGCCGGGATTGCGCTTATTATTGCGTCGCTGGTGCTTATTGATAAGCTGGTTACGCATTTTGTATTTGCGGCGCCTGCCGGATCGTAG
- a CDS encoding alpha-ketoglutarate-dependent dioxygenase AlkB has protein sequence MDLFNNDQLNLFGAPKNLLPFDGEVLLYPHFFKEDIFTRLVEETPWKQDKMKIYGKEVNFPRLTAWYGESDEVYVYSGVVNVPVKFSPLLGSIKQAAEQQCGHRFNTALLNYYRDGSDSMGWHSDDESELGGNPVIASVSFGASRIFQFKYKREKNAKVSIVLNNGDLLIMQGQTQHHWVHQVPKTSRMQGARINITFRYIG, from the coding sequence ATGGATCTATTCAATAATGACCAGCTGAACCTGTTTGGTGCGCCAAAAAACTTATTGCCTTTTGATGGGGAGGTATTGCTTTATCCTCATTTTTTTAAGGAAGATATATTTACGCGACTGGTTGAGGAAACCCCGTGGAAGCAGGATAAAATGAAGATATATGGTAAGGAGGTGAACTTCCCCCGGCTTACGGCCTGGTACGGAGAGAGCGACGAGGTATATGTATATTCAGGTGTGGTGAATGTGCCGGTTAAGTTTAGTCCGCTGCTTGGTAGCATTAAGCAGGCGGCGGAGCAGCAATGCGGTCACCGGTTTAATACAGCGTTGCTTAATTATTACCGTGACGGCAGCGACAGCATGGGTTGGCATAGTGATGATGAAAGTGAGCTTGGCGGTAACCCTGTCATCGCTTCGGTATCATTTGGTGCTTCGCGGATTTTTCAGTTTAAATATAAGCGGGAGAAAAACGCGAAAGTTTCCATCGTTCTTAATAATGGTGATTTGCTGATCATGCAGGGGCAAACGCAGCATCACTGGGTTCACCAGGTGCCTAAAACAAGCAGGATGCAGGGAGCGAGGATTAATATTACATTCAGGTATATCGGTTAG
- a CDS encoding amidophosphoribosyltransferase — MSDQIKHECGVAFIRLLKPLSYYQKKYGTALYGLNKLYLLMEKQHNRGQDGAGVATIKLDIAPGKRYISRHRSMASNAVADIFEYIQKKFADIQKETPEKMLDAEWLKEHVSFTGEVLLGHLRYGTHGKNSIESCHPFLRQNNWQTRNLVIAGNFNMTNVDELLQQLYDLGQHPKEQADTITVLEKIGHFIDTENQGLFDQYKREGLDDNVEISKLIANDMDVAKILRKSAKNWDGGYTIAGILGHGDAFVMRDPVGIRPAFYYYNDEIVVAASERPAIQTAFNIPMEEIREIRPGHALIVKKNGKITEDMFSEPKEKKACSFERIYFSRGSDSAIYRERKQLGRLLCPQILDFVDHDIKNTVFSYIPNTAEVAFYGMVEGMHKYVKKYQHEKLLELGSDITEKDIAEILQIAPRVEKIAIKDVKLRTFITQDADRSEMVAHVYDTTYGLIKKGTDTLVVLDDSIVRGTTLKQSILKILDRLGPKKVVVVSSAPQIRYPDCYGIDMSRMGEFVAFEAAISLLKEMDREDVILDVYQKCKDSQKLPKEEVENYVKEIYAMFTDQQISDRIAKIITPKNVNCEVQVIYQTLDNLHIACPDNLGDWYFSGDYPTPGGNKVVNRAFVNWMEGKNQRAYM; from the coding sequence ATGAGCGATCAGATTAAACATGAATGCGGTGTGGCATTTATCCGCTTACTAAAGCCACTATCTTATTATCAGAAAAAGTACGGAACTGCACTGTACGGCCTGAACAAACTTTATCTCTTAATGGAAAAACAACACAACCGCGGCCAGGATGGCGCAGGTGTTGCTACCATTAAACTGGATATTGCTCCGGGCAAACGCTACATCAGTCGTCACCGTTCTATGGCCTCGAATGCTGTAGCTGATATTTTTGAATACATCCAGAAGAAATTCGCTGATATTCAGAAAGAAACTCCCGAAAAAATGCTTGACGCCGAATGGCTTAAGGAACATGTTAGTTTTACCGGCGAGGTTTTATTAGGGCACCTGCGTTATGGCACCCACGGTAAAAACAGCATTGAAAGCTGCCACCCATTTTTGAGGCAGAACAACTGGCAAACACGTAATCTGGTTATAGCAGGTAATTTCAACATGACCAATGTTGATGAGCTGCTGCAACAACTTTATGATCTTGGCCAGCACCCCAAAGAGCAAGCCGACACCATTACCGTACTCGAAAAAATAGGCCACTTTATTGATACTGAAAACCAGGGCTTGTTTGATCAGTATAAACGCGAAGGCTTGGATGATAACGTGGAAATCAGTAAACTGATAGCTAACGATATGGACGTAGCCAAGATCCTCCGTAAATCGGCCAAGAACTGGGATGGTGGTTATACCATTGCCGGGATCCTGGGCCATGGCGACGCCTTTGTAATGCGCGACCCCGTTGGCATCCGTCCGGCGTTTTACTATTACAATGATGAGATCGTGGTTGCAGCTTCAGAGCGCCCTGCCATCCAAACGGCATTTAACATACCGATGGAAGAGATCAGGGAAATTCGCCCGGGTCATGCTTTGATCGTAAAGAAGAATGGTAAGATAACTGAAGATATGTTCAGCGAGCCAAAAGAAAAGAAAGCCTGCTCGTTTGAGCGGATCTACTTTTCACGCGGCAGCGACTCGGCCATTTACCGTGAGCGTAAACAATTAGGTCGCCTGCTTTGCCCGCAGATCTTGGATTTTGTTGATCATGACATCAAAAACACCGTATTCTCCTACATACCAAACACTGCCGAAGTTGCCTTTTATGGCATGGTTGAGGGCATGCATAAGTATGTAAAGAAATATCAGCATGAAAAACTGCTGGAGCTTGGAAGTGATATCACTGAAAAAGATATTGCTGAAATATTACAGATAGCACCAAGGGTTGAGAAGATAGCCATTAAGGATGTTAAGCTGCGTACTTTCATCACCCAGGATGCCGACCGCAGCGAAATGGTGGCCCACGTATACGACACTACTTACGGACTGATCAAAAAAGGTACCGACACGTTAGTTGTATTGGACGATTCCATTGTTCGCGGTACTACGCTGAAACAAAGCATCCTGAAAATATTAGACAGGCTTGGGCCTAAAAAGGTAGTCGTGGTTTCATCTGCTCCGCAGATACGTTACCCTGACTGCTACGGCATCGACATGTCGCGGATGGGCGAGTTTGTTGCTTTTGAAGCAGCTATCAGCCTGTTAAAAGAAATGGACAGGGAGGATGTGATCCTGGATGTTTACCAGAAATGTAAAGACAGCCAGAAGTTACCGAAGGAAGAGGTTGAAAACTATGTGAAAGAGATCTACGCCATGTTTACCGACCAGCAGATCTCCGACCGTATCGCTAAGATCATCACGCCTAAAAATGTGAACTGTGAAGTACAGGTAATTTACCAGACGTTGGATAACCTGCACATCGCCTGCCCTGATAACCTGGGCGACTGGTATTTCAGCGGTGATTACCCAACTCCGGGCGGTAACAAGGTTGTTAACCGCGCCTTTGTTAACTGGATGGAAGGTAAAAACCAAAGAGCTTATATGTAA
- a CDS encoding ammonium transporter codes for MKRYFPFFLILIILSLTFIFPSVDFKDSGHPNFNTGDIAWMLMSTALVLIMTPGLAFFYGGMVNKKNVISTMLQSIICMVIITVMWGIFGFSLAFGDSFYGLIGNPGTYFMMKGMLGNATWKAAPTIPLLLFAMYQLKFAIITPALITGAFAERIRFNSYIIFLVLFSIFIFSPLAHCTWHPDGILAKFGVLDFAGGTVVHMSAGWAALASALYLKRRNEANHSPARITYVMIGTGLLWFGWFGFNAGSAFGANALAVTALATSTTASAAAGVTWIFFDMLLGRKPSAMGTCIGAVVGLVAITPAAGFVSVPHSLAIGIISAVVSNLVVEWRTRTSIDDTLDVFPCHGVGGMVGMLLTGVFASQHVNPNNTTGNGLFFGETHLFLVQLVALVCVSVFAFFGSLLLLKITDMISPLRVSAEEEEQGLDISQHGEKL; via the coding sequence ATGAAGAGGTATTTCCCTTTTTTCCTGATCTTAATTATACTTTCACTTACTTTCATTTTTCCGTCGGTTGATTTTAAGGATTCCGGTCACCCAAACTTTAACACGGGTGATATAGCCTGGATGCTGATGTCGACGGCGCTGGTTTTGATCATGACACCCGGCCTCGCGTTTTTTTACGGGGGGATGGTTAATAAGAAGAACGTGATCTCCACCATGCTGCAAAGTATTATTTGCATGGTGATCATTACGGTAATGTGGGGGATCTTTGGTTTCAGCCTGGCCTTCGGCGATAGCTTTTATGGCCTCATCGGTAACCCCGGAACTTATTTCATGATGAAGGGCATGTTAGGTAACGCCACCTGGAAAGCTGCGCCAACTATTCCTTTACTGCTTTTTGCCATGTACCAGTTAAAATTCGCCATTATTACCCCGGCGCTTATCACCGGTGCATTTGCCGAGCGCATCCGTTTTAATTCGTACATTATTTTCCTGGTACTGTTCTCTATATTTATATTCTCGCCTTTGGCGCATTGCACCTGGCACCCTGATGGCATTTTAGCTAAATTCGGTGTGCTTGACTTTGCAGGCGGTACAGTGGTGCACATGTCGGCCGGATGGGCTGCCCTGGCATCGGCCTTATATTTAAAACGCCGTAATGAGGCTAATCATTCCCCGGCCCGGATTACTTATGTAATGATAGGTACGGGCTTGTTGTGGTTTGGCTGGTTTGGTTTCAATGCAGGTTCGGCTTTTGGGGCTAATGCTTTGGCGGTTACTGCTTTGGCAACCAGTACTACTGCTTCGGCGGCTGCTGGTGTTACCTGGATCTTTTTTGATATGCTGCTTGGCCGCAAGCCATCAGCAATGGGTACCTGTATTGGCGCTGTTGTAGGCTTGGTGGCTATTACACCCGCCGCAGGCTTTGTATCGGTACCGCACTCGCTGGCCATCGGTATCATATCGGCCGTAGTGAGTAACCTGGTTGTGGAGTGGCGTACCCGCACTTCTATTGATGATACGCTTGATGTATTCCCTTGCCACGGCGTTGGCGGTATGGTAGGGATGCTGTTAACCGGTGTATTTGCAAGCCAGCATGTTAACCCCAATAATACAACGGGTAACGGTTTGTTTTTTGGCGAAACGCACCTGTTCCTCGTACAGTTGGTAGCACTGGTGTGCGTATCGGTATTTGCATTTTTTGGTTCATTATTATTGTTAAAGATCACCGATATGATCTCGCCGTTAAGGGTTTCTGCCGAAGAAGAGGAGCAGGGCCTTGACATCAGCCAGCACGGCGAAAAATTATAA
- a CDS encoding KUP/HAK/KT family potassium transporter produces the protein MNSHVKQLTFAGMIVTLGIIFGDIGTSPLYVFQTLLVEGGKVNPALVLGSISCIFWTLTLQTTFKYIVITLQADNKGEGGIFSLYALVRRYGKWLAIPAIIGAGTLLADGIITPPISVTSAIEGLNLVPAFSTVIVPGNNLILIIVITIILLLFFFQQFGTKVVGSAFGPVMLMWFIMLGVLGTIQITHFPSIFKALNPYYGAHLLMNHPKGFWLLGAVFLCTTGAEALYSDLGHCGRRNIQVSWIFVKTTLILNYLGQGAWVLSQAPDKNFTGVNPFFEIVPHFFLLPAIALATMATIIASQALISGSFTLISEAVSMNFWPRITIKYPSNIRGQIYIPSINWILCIGCILVSLYFRTSSAMTAAYGFSITIAMLSTTILMYYFMRYVKHWPVWLVTIILCLFVTVEFSFFVANAVKILKRLFFVGFEVGLIFTMYTWFRARKINNRFLNFTDIKEKLPLLNALSNDTTINKYATHLIYLTKANNGKQIEEKIIYSIMSRRPKRADTYWFVHIERTDEPYTMEYSVDQIEPGKVIRIEFRLGFRIQPRVNVLFRKVVEDMVERGEVNITSQYESLKQYNMAADFRFVIMEKFLSYNNLFNVSESFILNSYFAIKKLAQSEAKAFGLDTSETRIEKIPLVVKPVNNIHIKRVDPVTHKAVEGMGKKVFA, from the coding sequence ATGAATTCGCACGTTAAGCAACTCACTTTCGCGGGTATGATCGTTACCCTCGGTATTATTTTTGGCGATATCGGTACTTCTCCCCTCTATGTTTTTCAAACCCTGCTGGTTGAAGGCGGTAAGGTGAACCCCGCGCTGGTACTAGGTTCTATTTCCTGTATCTTCTGGACACTCACACTGCAAACTACTTTCAAGTATATCGTTATTACGCTGCAGGCTGATAACAAAGGCGAGGGTGGTATTTTTTCATTATACGCGCTGGTAAGGCGTTACGGTAAATGGCTGGCCATTCCTGCTATAATTGGCGCAGGTACTTTGCTTGCCGATGGTATAATTACTCCGCCCATCTCCGTAACATCGGCCATTGAGGGTTTAAATTTAGTACCGGCATTTTCAACCGTTATTGTCCCCGGCAATAACCTGATCCTGATTATTGTAATCACCATCATTTTATTGCTGTTCTTTTTTCAGCAGTTTGGCACCAAGGTGGTTGGCTCGGCATTCGGGCCGGTTATGCTGATGTGGTTTATTATGCTTGGCGTGTTGGGCACTATACAAATAACACATTTCCCTTCTATTTTTAAAGCTCTTAACCCTTATTATGGTGCCCATTTACTGATGAACCATCCTAAAGGTTTCTGGCTGTTAGGCGCGGTATTTTTATGTACCACCGGTGCCGAAGCCCTGTACTCCGATCTGGGCCACTGCGGCAGGCGCAACATCCAGGTAAGCTGGATCTTTGTAAAAACAACCCTGATATTAAATTACCTGGGGCAGGGCGCCTGGGTGCTGTCACAAGCCCCGGATAAGAACTTTACCGGCGTTAACCCTTTCTTTGAAATTGTTCCTCATTTCTTCCTGCTACCTGCCATAGCTTTGGCAACAATGGCAACCATTATTGCCAGCCAGGCTTTAATCAGTGGCTCATTTACGCTCATCAGTGAGGCGGTGAGCATGAACTTTTGGCCAAGGATCACTATTAAATATCCTTCAAACATCCGCGGGCAGATCTATATTCCAAGCATTAACTGGATACTTTGTATCGGCTGCATCCTGGTATCACTGTATTTCCGTACCTCAAGCGCAATGACAGCCGCTTACGGCTTCAGTATTACCATTGCTATGCTCAGCACCACCATTTTAATGTATTACTTTATGCGCTATGTAAAGCACTGGCCGGTATGGCTGGTTACCATTATCCTGTGCTTATTTGTAACCGTTGAATTCTCCTTTTTTGTAGCTAACGCCGTTAAAATACTAAAACGTTTGTTTTTTGTGGGATTTGAAGTTGGTCTGATCTTTACCATGTACACCTGGTTCAGAGCGCGTAAGATCAATAACCGCTTCCTTAATTTTACCGATATTAAGGAGAAACTGCCTTTGCTAAATGCGCTGAGCAATGATACTACCATCAACAAATACGCTACTCATTTGATCTATCTTACCAAAGCCAATAATGGCAAACAGATTGAAGAAAAGATCATCTACTCCATCATGAGCCGCCGTCCCAAACGTGCCGATACCTATTGGTTTGTGCACATTGAACGTACCGACGAGCCATATACCATGGAGTATAGTGTTGACCAAATTGAGCCGGGCAAGGTGATCCGGATCGAATTCCGCCTCGGGTTCAGGATCCAGCCGAGGGTAAACGTACTTTTCCGCAAAGTGGTAGAAGATATGGTTGAGCGCGGCGAAGTAAACATTACCAGCCAGTACGAATCATTGAAGCAGTATAATATGGCTGCCGATTTCAGGTTTGTGATCATGGAAAAATTCCTGTCGTACAATAACCTGTTCAACGTATCGGAGAGCTTTATCCTGAACAGCTATTTTGCCATAAAAAAACTGGCCCAGTCAGAAGCTAAAGCTTTCGGCCTGGATACCAGTGAAACACGCATTGAAAAGATCCCGCTGGTGGTAAAACCGGTTAATAACATCCATATTAAACGGGTAGACCCGGTTACGCATAAAGCGGTTGAGGGTATGGGTAAAAAAGTTTTTGCGTAG
- a CDS encoding MFS transporter has protein sequence MEQNNAKNYGTALYTLITVFFFWGFLAASNGIFIPFCKEHFHLTQFESQLIDFTFYGGYFIGSLILYFASQASKVDIMNKLGYKNGIILGLVVSAVGALAMIPAVASGAFGFILAVFFIIAVGFSLQQTAANPFVVALGPPETGSNRLNFAGSINNIGALLGPVVVSVVLFGSATAKTAAADVKISSINNLYYLLAGLFIAVALFFWFSNLPKVTSDEKIESSSKANTPLLVMFVAFCLILAADPISKAIGIPSQYFVYASLAIIVFTLVGTIFAAKKSKEGWGAMQYPQLILGMLAIFTYVGTEVTIQSNMGSLLKTPEFGSFAESDIAPYISLYWGSLMIGRFAGSIDAFNLSKSVKYILYVLVPFLAFGIVLLVNIFSGANVSHLYAYAICVAILIVAFFIGQQKPTRTLSVLGLLGVAFMLTGLFTTGKVATFAFISGGLCCSIMWPSIFSLAITGLGKYTSQGSAFLIMMILGGSIIPPLQGKVADGAGNVVPGMSGIHFSYIVPVIGFAYLAYFAWKVSHELRSQGIDLDHVEVKGGH, from the coding sequence ATGGAACAAAACAATGCTAAGAACTACGGCACAGCTTTGTATACGCTGATAACCGTGTTTTTCTTCTGGGGCTTTTTAGCAGCCTCCAACGGTATTTTCATACCCTTCTGTAAAGAGCACTTTCACCTTACCCAATTCGAATCACAACTTATCGACTTTACATTTTACGGTGGGTATTTCATTGGTTCATTGATACTTTACTTTGCATCACAAGCCAGTAAAGTTGATATTATGAACAAGTTAGGTTACAAAAATGGTATCATTTTAGGCCTCGTTGTTTCGGCGGTTGGTGCATTGGCTATGATCCCTGCTGTAGCTTCGGGCGCATTTGGTTTTATATTAGCTGTATTCTTTATTATAGCTGTTGGTTTTTCGTTACAGCAAACTGCCGCAAACCCATTTGTGGTGGCCCTGGGGCCGCCTGAAACCGGTTCAAACCGTTTAAATTTTGCAGGTAGTATCAATAACATCGGTGCGTTATTAGGCCCTGTGGTAGTAAGCGTGGTATTATTTGGTTCGGCAACGGCAAAAACTGCCGCGGCTGATGTTAAAATATCATCAATCAATAATTTGTACTACCTGCTGGCTGGCTTGTTCATTGCTGTTGCCTTGTTCTTCTGGTTTTCTAACCTGCCAAAGGTAACGAGCGATGAAAAGATCGAATCAAGCTCAAAAGCAAATACACCGTTGCTGGTGATGTTTGTAGCGTTTTGTTTGATACTTGCAGCCGACCCTATCAGCAAAGCTATAGGCATACCAAGCCAATATTTTGTATATGCGTCGTTAGCTATAATCGTATTTACACTGGTAGGTACTATTTTTGCCGCTAAAAAGAGCAAAGAAGGCTGGGGCGCCATGCAATATCCACAGTTAATATTAGGTATGCTGGCCATATTTACGTATGTAGGTACCGAGGTAACTATTCAAAGTAATATGGGTTCATTATTGAAAACCCCGGAGTTTGGTTCTTTCGCCGAATCGGATATCGCACCGTATATTTCATTATACTGGGGCAGTTTGATGATCGGTCGTTTTGCCGGATCTATCGACGCGTTCAATCTCTCAAAATCGGTTAAATACATTTTATATGTTCTGGTCCCTTTCCTTGCATTTGGTATAGTGTTGCTTGTGAATATTTTTTCGGGTGCTAACGTGAGCCATCTTTATGCTTATGCAATTTGCGTAGCCATCCTGATTGTTGCTTTCTTTATCGGTCAGCAAAAACCAACCCGTACCTTATCTGTACTTGGTTTGTTGGGCGTAGCGTTCATGCTTACCGGTTTATTTACTACAGGTAAGGTAGCTACCTTTGCTTTTATCAGCGGTGGTTTATGCTGCTCTATCATGTGGCCATCAATCTTCTCATTAGCTATTACAGGTTTGGGTAAATACACCAGCCAGGGCTCGGCATTTTTGATCATGATGATCTTAGGGGGCTCTATTATCCCGCCATTGCAAGGTAAAGTTGCCGATGGGGCAGGTAATGTTGTACCAGGCATGAGCGGTATTCACTTCTCGTACATAGTGCCTGTAATTGGTTTCGCTTATCTTGCTTATTTTGCATGGAAAGTTAGCCACGAACTTCGCAGTCAGGGCATCGACCTTGACCACGTTGAAGTTAAAGGCGGACATTAA
- a CDS encoding dihydrofolate reductase family protein, producing MRKLKLQMNLALNNKWDSGMSDFSIDNLKSVDCILHGRKTGEGFIPYWTEIANNPNDAEYKLGRRFAAIPNVVFSNTLKVSPWDNTTIIGGDIKAAIEALKKKNGKDILVYGGDSFVSSLIQHDLIDEFYLLVNPVEIGNGQPTFNPLKNDLELKLVSCKPFACGTVLLYYTRAQEEEV from the coding sequence ATGAGAAAGTTAAAATTACAAATGAACCTTGCACTCAACAATAAGTGGGACAGTGGAATGTCTGATTTTAGTATCGACAATCTTAAGAGTGTTGATTGTATTTTACATGGACGAAAAACAGGCGAAGGTTTTATTCCCTATTGGACAGAAATAGCAAACAACCCTAACGACGCTGAGTATAAGCTTGGAAGGCGTTTCGCGGCTATTCCAAATGTTGTTTTTTCAAACACCCTCAAAGTAAGTCCATGGGACAATACAACAATTATAGGCGGCGACATAAAAGCGGCGATAGAAGCATTGAAAAAGAAAAATGGTAAAGACATCCTTGTTTATGGAGGAGATTCGTTTGTATCATCCTTAATTCAACATGATCTGATTGATGAGTTTTATTTACTTGTAAATCCAGTTGAGATTGGTAACGGACAACCAACCTTTAACCCTTTAAAAAATGATTTAGAGTTAAAACTGGTGAGTTGTAAACCATTTGCCTGTGGTACGGTTTTGCTTTATTATACAAGAGCGCAAGAAGAAGAAGTATAA